In Scheffersomyces stipitis CBS 6054 chromosome 8, complete sequence, one DNA window encodes the following:
- the MIS1 gene encoding mitochondrial C1- tetrahydrofolate synthase precursor (go_function catalytic activity; formate-tetrahydrofolate ligase activity; ATP binding~go_process folic acid and derivative biosynthesis), protein MLSKHISKQLIKPVRVSRLSARTFSLSSRNLDAVVLSGTKLAKTIRNNIAEKVIHYNQAHYDEFANIDTIDFTALKFRPNLTIIQVGSRPDSSAYVRSKLKAAQSSNIQSTLVKLDEDISQEDLLEEIDRLNKNPKVNGLLIQLPLPKHIDETLVTNSVATEKDVDGFDRYNVGELSKRGGSPLFLPCTPSGIIELIKTTGVTLRGKNAVVIGRSDIVGTPVAALLKNEDCTVTTCHRYTKDLPEVVSRADIVVAAVGIPEYVKAEWIKSDAIVIDVGINYKEDSTAKNGQKLVGDVDYQSVAKKAGFITPVPGGVGPMTVAMLCSNVFDAAVLQAKKAHEHAFQPLPLQLKTPVPSDIAISRAQKPKKITKIAQELGILEKELEPYGHFKAKVDPRSVVERLDEQVEGSTNEKGHYVLVAGITPTPLGEGKSTTTMGLTQALGAHLGYNSIANVRQPSMGPTFGVKGGAAGGGYSQVIPMDEFNMHLTGDIHAISAAQNLLCAAVDTRMFHEATSKTIKGFYKRLVPAKKGERKFTPSMLKRLQSLGITKTNPDELTDSEIEKFAHLNIDPASITIKRVVDCNDRFVREITIGEGKNEASKFPPRKSGMDITVASELMAILALSTSLKDLRQRVGKVVVGTQKETGIAITAEDIGCAGAITALLKDAIKPNLMQTLEGTPVFVHAGPFANISIGASSVIADQLALKLTSPSNPINNGNKGFVVTEAGFDFTMGGERFFNIKCRASGFKPDTVVLVATSRALKLHGGAPDVKPGQPLPTEYVTENIDYLVKGCANLAKQISNIKQYNVPVVVAINKFETDTDAEIAVIQEQAVKAGAEFAVPSNHWAEGGAGALDLAKSVVEAVKLSDKSAKQTYLYDVNSTVEEKILTIASKMYGASAIELSPLAKQQIATYTQQGYDKMPICIAKTQYSLSHDPALKGVPTGFTVPIREVRCSAGAGYLYALAAEIMTIPGLPTHAGFMNVEVNDDGEIEGLF, encoded by the coding sequence ATGTTGTCGAAACACATTTCCAAGCAACTCATAAAACCTGTCAGAGTGTCAAGACTCTCTGCAAGGactttttcactttcttccCGCAATCTTGATGCTGTCGTACTTTCAGGAACGAAGTTGGCTAAAACCATCAGAAATAATATCGCTGAAAAGGTTATCCACTACAACCAGGCCCACTACGACGAGTTTGCCAATATCGACACCATCGACTTCACGGCACTTAAGTTCCGTCCAAACTTGACCATTATCCAAGTTGGTTCCAGACCAGACTCGTCTGCTTATGTCCgttccaagttgaaggctgCTCAGCTGTCCAATATTCAGTCAACACTTgtcaaacttgatgaagacatttcccaagaagacttgttggaagaaattgacCGTTTGAACAAGAACCCCAAGGTAAACGGTTTGTTGATCCAGTTGCCATTGCCAAAGCACATCGACGAGACGTTAGTAACAAACTCGGTTGCTACCGAAAAAGATGTGGATGGTTTCGATCGTTACAACGTGGGAGAGCTCTCCAAACGTGGTGGTTCTCCATTATTCCTCCCTTGTACACCTAGTGGAATTATAGAGCTCATAAAGACTACTGGTGTCACTTTACGTGGTAAGAATGCTGTTGTTATCGGGCGTTCTGATATCGTAGGTACACCTGTTGCtgccttgttgaagaacgaaGACTGTACCGTCACCACTTGTCATCGTTACACCAAGGACTTGCCTGAAGTAGTGTCTAGAGCAGATATTGTTGTGGCTGCTGTCGGCATTCCTGAATATGTCAAAGCCGAATGGATCAAATCTGATGCCATTGTCATTGACGTTGGTATCAATTATAAGGAAGATTCTACAGCAAAGAACGGCCAGAAGCTCGTAGGAGATGTCGACTACCAGTCAGTTGCTAAAAAGGCTGGCTTCATTACCCCTGTCCCCGGTGGAGTTGGCCCCATGACTGTAGCCATGTTGTGTTCCAACGTATTTGATGCAGCAGTTTTGCAGGCAAAGAAGGCACACGAACACGCCTTTCAACCTTTGCCATTGCAGTTGAAGACTCCCGTGCCTTCTGATATTGCCATTTCGCGTGCCCAGAAGCCTAAGAAGATTACCAAAATTGCTCAAGAATTGggtattcttgaaaaggaaCTCGAACCCTATGGCCACTTCAAAGCCAAAGTGGATCCCAGATCGGTTGTAGAAAGATTAGATGAACAAGTCGAAGGCTCCACCAATGAAAAGGGCCACTACGTCTTGGTTGCTGGGATTACTCCTACTCCATTAGGTGAGGGTAAGTCCACTACTACCATGGGGTTGACTCAAGCCTTGGGTGCTCATTTGGGATACAACTCGATTGCCAATGTGAGACAGCCATCCATGGGTCCAACCTTTGGTGTGAAAGGTGGTGCTGCTGGTGGTGGTTACTCTCAGGTTATTCCTATGGACGAGTTCAACATGCACTTAACTGGTGATATCCACGCTATCTCTGCTGCTCAGAACTTGCTTTGTGCTGCTGTAGATACCAGAATGTTCCACGAAGCCACATCAAAGACCATCAAGGGTTTCTACAAGAGATTGGTGCCAGCCAAGAAGGGAGAAAGAAAGTTCACTCCTTCTATGTTGAAGCGCTTACAGAGCCTTGGAATCACAAAGACGAACCCTGATGAATTGACTGATTCTGAAATCGAGAAGTTTGCCCATTTGAACATAGACCCAGCTTCTATTACTATCAAGAGAGTTGTAGACTGCAACGACAGATTCGTTCGTGAAATAACTATCGGTGAAGGCAAGAACGAAGCTAGCAAGTTCCCACCCAGAAAGTCTGGAATGGATATAACTGTAGCTTCTGAGTTGATGGCCATTTTAGCATTGTCGACTTCATTGAAAGACTTGAGACAAAGAGTCGGTAAAGTCGTTGTTGGAACCCAAAAAGAGACTGGTATTGCTATCACTGCTGAAGATATTGGCTGTGCTGGTGCTATCACTGCCTTGCTTAAGGATGCAATTAAGCCTAACTTGATGCAGACTTTGGAAGGAACTCCTGTATTCGTCCATGCTGGTCCTTTTGCCAATATTTCCATTGGTGCATCTTCCGTGATTGCTGACCAGTTAGcattgaagttgacttCGCCCTCCAACCCCATCAATAACGGTAACAAAGGATTTGTCGTTACTGAGGCTGGTTTCGACTTCACAATGGGTGGAGAGcgtttcttcaacatcaagtGTAGAGCCTCTGGCTTCAAGCCAGATACCGTAGTGTTAGTTGCTACATCAAGAGCCTTGAAATTGCATGGAGGAGCTCCAGACGTAAAACCAGGGCAACCTTTGCCTACTGAGTATGTCACCGAGAACATCGACTACTTGGTCAAGGGTTGTGCTAACTTGGCAAAACAGATTTCTAACATTAAGCAGTACAATGTTCCTGTTGTTGTAGCCATCAATAAGTTTGAAACCGATACTGATGCTGAAATTGCTGTCATCCAAGAACAAGCTGTCAAGGCTGGTGCCGAGTTCGCCGTTCCTTCTAATCACTGGGCTGAAGGTGGTGCTGGTGCGCTTGACTTGGCCAAATCTGTTGTAGAAGCTGTCAAACTTTCGGACAAGAGTGCCAAACAAACTTACCTCTACGACGTTAACTCGActgtggaagaaaagatcttGACCATTGCTTCCAAAATGTACGGAGCTTCTGCTATTGAGTTGTCTCCATTGGCCAAGCAACAGATAGCTACTTATACTCAACAAGGCTACGATAAAATGCCTATTTGTATTGCCAAGACCCAATACTCGTTGTCTCATGACCCAGCCTTGAAGGGTGTTCCTACCGGCTTCACTGTTCCTATCAGAGAAGTCAGATGTTCAGCCGGTGCCGGATACTTGTATGCTCTTGCTGCTGAGATCATGACTATCCCAGGTTTGCCTACCCACGCTGGTTTCATGAATGTCGAAGTCAATGATGATGGCGAGATCGAAGGTCTCTTCTAA
- a CDS encoding predicted protein (go_function actin binding) produces the protein MTTPYTPSETTRNEDSKKKMSFSMGLKKLTKSASILNFTAAIGNEQAQSSVQTEQSQHSHTQTPDGHKRGESFHAIGYDAVSIAREPIVVKHLPDRTASGSTAVGSPPRHSSIDSFSSLDPKSRRPSTSEPKQQHSQQTQPYTQQPQPRQDQQLSSIGLNLVGYGLSTEDLMPPPSFKPYLIHHQINDNLITNNDSNITSNTNNINNSNNNGSDNNGVTPLNVSTTSLPDSCSHSPSYSPTRSKMTRFATSGDISASSSNHTIQSFTAVASHMHQIPRADVVDQLFETLLSTRVFTDKAVKSLREQPTKRKWELLLREAETNTGFDLRSLTRQVTLSIPNIPLSNKQDAPSTDNLSAREAESIFSDNTELEKTKSRQHPAMRVISKISVGSKKSSDESSKNKKSFDSSHSGEDSSLFLNSGSGKKRKIKDGSPEWFVSRIMSNKLTTREYKKLEKRLSDNQYKPKYSGTWVQSFHDAQGETALAVILSRINKKSIKNDDELDKECIIVKCMKHILNAERDEEEDVSIDNISVTSSYTKTKLHLIKALIYSLVSPRLVTRILVTEVLIFLSIYKDNIFLPAILDNLVNLQDLLGDYARFQPWLNSLESFLDKYFAPDRSVGDTNLKDYCLTTLLLVNAFIEGTHNLSKRISLRREFNDSRLLKVFDKIRLIQDERINEEIEKYEVFAEEDYNKFMELEDRRIPPRTEYSQMNLTELLDELKTQYATTTSSGDLDENSNEYSLAGIISNILLLNETGRSASDVSKLLVLIRAVVQHVVAESSTIGSDSSSVLSVSISRLMDRLTSDEIAKTAIAESKDLSFAVKKLEEEKAELEKESGFGWDKTVQMLRKEKTTFQHVIASQESQIGILQRKINVLEEEKRRLYGSGTTKKTHFRVSNDKPNGQSEDMMQELQSALSARFSSDKSDTVGSLNSSIHTISAYEQQFDSDGHQSSSHDRQLGNSHHLGPSASILKTPQIVGTYADLRDEHDSPILRPPTPPLLFFGNSSSGATLASNDEIDPSAITPPPPPPPPPPPLPGFMNIVATGGPPPPPPPPLPGFMVNNSETVNIAAPPPAPPLPEFMRTVKTDIGGPPPPPPPPPPPPLPGFMNSSGALLPLAESGLSTPAERDVTIIISSGSATPATPASPRGIQTEIEIPLIKPKAKLKQMHWDKIENIGSTFWTDIEHNQLSDKLLEKGVLGEVEKVFAAKESTMKFKKNVNNSNEPSKPKKVSFLSRDLAQQFGINLHMFASISVDRFILKVLRCDDDVLENISVLEFFNSDALIEITDSMTRNFTPYSLNLSDPVMKPKKDPDELERPDRIFLELCFNLRHYWKSRSRALLLTQTYHKEYQDLVRKLSLLDEANRHLRNSESLKHVLGIIRSVGNFMNDSSKQAMGFKLDTLQRLKFMKDDKNSMTFLHYIEKIVRNSFPEYGSFVDELSCLIVIQNISIEQVEADCIEFEKQIGNAQSSLSKGNLSDESKLHPQDKVLSKVKEPMEKAKLKSTLLQNHLHRTLEEFDSLMEYFGENPKDSFSRSGFFNKFVTFVNEFKRAHVENVQKEEDQRLYETRKRNIEESLKKNKKKEEIKGDTELSSDDDDDDDDIDDEEDEVDDPEIKESEPKKHKGDQTSINTSTSGESGAAVIDSLLEKLKTSASVSSTSSARERRNRNRRSKALSFYSAMSMDDLLDSESASGDVESAAHLSASVEYESVNSLKRRMTERRRQNDGANASNRTDQVMLRAQAMLKQLRSERDVSPTSAEGFENVDADTGGAVEDSDPESAYVTAETEE, from the exons TCTATTCTCAACTTCACGGCGGCTATTGGCAATGAGCAGGCTCAACTGTCTGTACAGACTGAGCAATCTCAACATCTGCATAC TCAAACACCAGACGGACATAAGAGAGGTGAATCCTTCCATGCTATAGGCTATGATGCAGTGTCTATTGCTAGAGAACCTATAGTAGTGAAACATCTTCCAGATCGTACCGCTTCCGGTTCCACTGCTGTAGG ATCACCGCCACGACACTCTTCAAT AGATAGCTTCTCTTCGTTGGATCCCAAATCAAGACGTCCCAGCACCAGTGAGCCCAAACAGCAACATTCTCAACAAACGCAGCCTTACACACAGCAGCCACAACCTCGTCAGGATCAACAGTTGTCATCTATAGGACTCAACCTCGTAGGCTATGGTCTCTCCACCGAAGATCTCATGCCACCTCCTTCTTTCAAACCATATCTTATCCACCATCAAATCAACGATAACCTAATAACTAATAACGACTCCAACATTACCAGCAATACTaataatatcaacaatagtaataataatgGCAGTGATAATAACGGCGTTACACCTTTGAACGTCTCTACAACTTCATTACCAGATCTGTGTCTGCATTCGCCTTCGTATTCTCCCACGCGATCAAAGATGACTCGTTTTGCGACCTCTGGCGACatttctgcttcttcatcaaa CCATACTATACAATCTTTCACAGCCGTAGCCTCTCATATGCACCAGATACCGAGAGCTGATGTAGTCGACCAGCTTTTTGAGACATTGCTCTCGACACGAGTATTTACAGATAAGGCTGTAAAATCCTTACGAGAACAGccaacaaagagaaaatggGAATTGCTACTTCGCGAAGCTGAGACGAACACAGGGTTTGACCTCAGGTCATTGACACGGCAAGTGACTCTATCAATTCCGAATATTCCATTGTCTAACAAGCAAGATGCTCCAAGCACAGATAATTTGTCTGCTCGTGAGGCAGAAAGTATCTTCAGTGATAATACCGAATTAGAGAAAACGAAATCACGACAACACCCTGCTATGAGGGTGATTTCCAAAATCAGTGTAGGGTCTAAGAAAAGTTCTGACGAGTCAAgtaagaacaagaagtccTTTGATTCGAGTCATTCGGGAGAAGACAGCTCACTCTTTCTCAATAGTGGAAGTGGAAAGAAACGTAAAATTAAAGATGGATCACCTGAATGGTTTGTTTCCAGAATTATGTCTAATAAACTCACGACTAGAGAGTATAAAAAGTTAGAAAAGAGACTTCTGGACAACCAGTACAAGCCAAAATACAGTGGCACATGGGTCCAACTGTTTCATGATGCCCAGGGTGAAACTGCTTTAGCAGTGATTTTGTCCAGAATAAACAAAAAGAGCATTAAAAACGACGATGAATTGGACAAAGAATGTATAATTGTGAAGTGTATGAAACATATATTGAATGCTGAAAgagacgaagaggaagatgTTCTGATCGACAATATATCTGTGACGTCTAGTTATACTAAAACCAAACTTCACCTTATCAAGGCGTTGATCTACTCCTTGGTTTCTCCAAGATTGGTTACCAGAATCCTCGTGACAGAAGTGTTGATTTTCTTATCCATATATAAGGATAACATCTTTCTCCCGGCGATCTTGGATAATTTGGTTAATCTACAAGATCTACTAGGTGACTATGCTAGATTCCAGCCGTGGTTGAATTCGTTAGAGTCTTTTCTTGACAAGTATTTTGCTCCTGATAGATCAGTTGGAGATACCAATTTGAAGGATTATTGCTTGACAACgttgttgttggtcaaTGCATTCATTGAGGGAACACATAATTTGTCGAAAAGAATCTCTCTTCGAAGGGAATTCAACGATTCACGTTTGCTAAAAGTGTTTGACAAGATCCGTTTGATTCAGGATGAAAgaatcaacgaagaaatagaaaaataCGAAGTatttgctgaagaagattacAACAAGTTCATGGAGTTAGAAGACCGCAGAATTCCTCCGAGAACCGAGTACAGCCAAATGAACCTTACAGAATTACTCGATGAACTCAAAACTCAATACGCAACTACCACCAGCAGCGGAGATCTTGACGAAAATTCCAACGAATATTCTCTCGCCGGAATCATCAGCAACATTCTTCTCCTCAACGAAACTGGTAGATCTGCTTCCGACGTCTCGAAGTTATTAGTTCTTATAAGAGCGGTAGTGCAACATGTTGTAGCTGAATCTTCTACAATTGGGTCCGATTCTAGTTCCGTATTAAGTGTTTCCATTCTGAGACTTATGGACAGGTTAACCAGTGATGAAATAGCTAAGACGGCGATTGCCGAGTCCAAAGACTTGTCATTTGCggtcaagaagttggaagaagaaaaggcaGAACTTGAGAAGGAATCTGGTTTTGGATGGGATAAAACTGTACAGATGCTAAGAAAGGAGAAAACTACTTTCCAACATGTGATTGCCTCCCAGGAGAGCCAAATAGGGATCTTGCAAAGAAAGATAAACGTattagaggaagaaaaaCGTAGACTTTATGGCTCAGGCACTACAAAGAAAACACACTTCAGAGTATCAAACGACAAACCCAATGGACAAAGTGAGGACATGATGCAAGAATTGCAATCAGCATTGTCTGCACGTTTTAGCTCAGACAAAAGTGATACAGTTGGCTCATTGAACTCTTCGATTCATACTATTA GTGCATATGAACAACAGTTTGACTCCGATGGACACCAATCAAGTTCTCATGATCGGCAATTAGGTAATAGTCATCATTTGGGACCAAGTGCTTCTATACTAAAGACACCTCAAATCGTGGGAACTTATGCTGACTTGCGAGATGAACACGATTCCCCGATTCTCAGACCACCAACACCTCCCTTATTGTTTTTTGggaattcttcatctggaGCTACACTTGCTCTGAATGATGAGATAGACCCATCAGCCATCACTcctccaccacctcctccaccacctcctccaccGTTACCAGGTTTCATGAATATTGTGGCCACAGGTGGCCCACCTCCCcctcctccaccaccaTTGCCTGGCTTTATGGTCAATAATTCCGAGACTGTAAATATAGCAGCACCTCCACCAGCACCTCCTTTGCCAGAGTTTATGAGGACAGTTAAAACAGATATCGGAGGTCCgccaccaccaccacctcctcctccgCCACCGCCTTTACCAGGATTCATGAACTCTTCTGGAG ctcttcttcctttaGCTGAATCAGGATTAAGTACTCCCGCTGAACGTGACGTAACTATCATAATTCTGTCTGGGTCTGCAACTCCTGCTACTCCTGCTTCGCCAAGAGGGATACAAACAGAAATCGAGATTCCTTTAATCAAACCCAAGGCCAAATTGAAACAGATGCATTGGGACAAAATCGAGAATATAGGTTCTACTTTCTGGACTGATATCGAGCACAACCAACTTTCTGATAAGTTGCTTGAAAAAGGTGTGTTAGGAGAAGTAGAGAAGGTATTTGCTGCCAAAGAGTCGACTATGAAGTTCAAAAAGAATGTTAACAATAGTAATGAACCACTGAAGCCGAAGAAGGTATCATTCTTAAGTAGAGACTTGGCACAGCAATTTGGGATCAATCTTCATATGTTTGCCAGTATTTCTGTAGATCGTTTTATTCTCAAGGTATTACGATGTGATGATGATGTGCTTGAAAACATTAGTGTAttggagttcttcaacagcGACGCTCTCATTGAAATCACTGACTCGATGACCAGAAACTTCACGCCGTACTCACTAAACCTTTCAGATCCCGTCATGAAACCCAAAAAAGATCCAGACGAACTTGAGAGGCCTGATAGAATCTTTCTTGAGTTATGTTTCAACTTGAGACACTACTGGAAATCAAGGTCACGGGCTCTTTTGTTGACTCAAACGTATCACAAGGAGTATCAGGATCTTGTCAGGAAGTTGCTGCTTCTTGACGAAGCAAATAGGCATCTTAGAAATTCAGAGAGTTTGAAGCATGTCCTTGGAATTATCAGATCAGTTGGTAATTTCATGAATGATAGTTCGAAGCAGGCAATGGGTTTCAAGTTGGATACTTTGCAAAGGTTAAAGTTTATGAAAGATGACAAGAACTCGATGACCTTTTTGCATTACATTGAAAAGATCGTCAGAAATTCATTTCCGGAGTATGGATCCtttgttgatgaattgaGTTGCTTAATTGTCATACAAAACATAtccattgaacaagtcGAGGCGGACTGTATCGAATTTGAGAAGCAAATCGGTAACGCTCAAAGTTCGTTATCTAAAGGAAATCTAAGCGACGAAAGCAAACTTCATCCTCAAGATAAGGTTTTATCTAAAGTGAAAGAACCGATGGAAAAGgcaaaattgaagagtaCGCTTTTACAAAATCACTTGCACAGGACATTGGAAGAGTTTGACTCTTTGATGGAATACTTCGGAGAGAATCCAAAGGATTCCTTCAGTAGAAGTGggttcttcaacaaatttgTAACCTTCGTTAATGAGTTTAAGAGAGCCCACGTAGAGAATgttcagaaagaagaagaccaaCGGTTGTATGAAACTAGAAAGAGGAACATCGAGGaatcattgaagaagaataagaaaaaggaagaaatcaagggTGATACCGAGCTTTCAAGtgacgacgacgatgatgatgacgacattgatgatgaagaagatgaagtggACGATCCTGAAATCAAGGAATCTGAACCAAAGAAACATAAAGGTGACCAGACAAGTATCAATACTTCTACCAGTGGAGAAAGTGGAGCTGCAGTCATTGACAGTttattggagaagttgaagaccAGTGCGCTGgtttcatcaacaagtagTGCCAGGGAacgaagaaatagaaacCGCCGTAGCAAGgctctttctttctattcaGCGATGTCGATGGATGATCTCTTGGATCTGGAATCAGCTAGTGGAGATGTTGAACTGGCTGCTCATTTAAGTGCCTCAGTTGAATATGAAAGTGTCAATAGCTtaaagagaagaatgacAGAACGTAGAAGACAAAATGATGGTGCAAATGCTTCTAATAGAACCGACCAAGTGATGCTTCGTGCGCAGGCGATGTTAAAACAATTGAGAAGTGAAAGAGACGTAAGTCCTACGAGTGCAGAAGGGTTTGAAAATGTTGATGCAGATACGGGTGGAGCCGTTGAAGACTCCGATCCCGAGTCTGCGTATGTCACtgcagaaacagaagaatgA